Proteins encoded together in one Prunus dulcis chromosome 3, ALMONDv2, whole genome shotgun sequence window:
- the LOC117622499 gene encoding phosphopantothenoylcysteine decarboxylase subunit VHS3-like encodes MEIQSFCHSADDLKGIMRCLVESLMVETALLAHKSLLLLLLQIGSLPDDHDIFQNSVKTYQRFPMSELNKVKEPHAENNDAGETEDDDDDDDDDEDSDDDDEDDGDDSEEESDDDEEDSDDEVEVEANGDGESDDDDDNDDEDDDDDEDDDEEDDDDEEDHYQLPSTRKK; translated from the exons ATGGAGATCCAGAGTTTCTGCCACAGTGCTGATGATTTGAAGGGCATTATGCGCTGTTTGGTTGAATCTTTGATGGTGGAGACTGCTCTTCTTGCTCACAAGTCTCTTCTTTTACTACTTCTGCAG ATTGGGTCTTTGCCTGACGATCATGACATATTTCAAAACTCAGTGAAAACATATCAGAG GTTTCCAATGTCCGAACTTAATAAAGTGAAAGAGCCTCATGCTGAAAACAACGATGCAGGTGAAACagaggatgatgatgacgatgatgatgatgatgaggacagtgatgatgatgatgaagatgatggtgatgattcAGAAGAAGAGAGcgatgatgatgaagaggatTCGGATGACGAGGTTGAGGTTGAGGCTAATGGCGATGGAGAAAGCGATGACGATGACGATAACGATGATGAAGACGATGacgatgatgaggatgatgatgaagaggatgatgatgatgaagaggatCATTACCAGCTACCGTCGACAAGAAAGAAGTGA
- the LOC117621120 gene encoding DEAD-box ATP-dependent RNA helicase 35 translates to MEEEDDYFEYVPVAKRRAMEAQKILLRKGKSSGLEEDLEKSKLAEAKPSLLVKASQLKREAPEITPAEQMVQQEKEMIENLSDRKTLMSVRELAKGITYTDPIPTGWKSPLHIRRMPSKQCDLVRKQWHIIVSGEDVPPPIKNFKDMRFPEPILKMLKTKGIVQPTPIQVQGLPVILSGRDMIGIAFTGSGKTLVFVLPLIMVALQEEIMMPIVPGEGPFGLIICPSRELARQTYEVVEEFLIPLREAGFPEIRPLLCIGGVDMRSQLEIVKKGVHIVVATPGRLKDMLAKKKMNLNNCRYLTLDEADRLVDLGFEDDIREVFDHFKAQRQTLLFSATMPTKIQNFAKSALVKPVTVNVGRAGAANLDVIQEVEYVKQEAKIVYLLECLQKTPPPVLIFCENKADVDDIHEYLLLKGVEAVAIHGGKDQEEREYAISSFKAGKKDVLVATDVASKGLDFPDIQHVINYDMPPEIENYVHRIGRTGRCGKTGIATTFINKNQTETTLLDLKHLLQEAKQRIPPVLAELNDPMEDVDAITDASGVKGCAYCGGLGHRIRDCPKLEHQKSMAIASSRRDYFGSGGYRGEI, encoded by the exons atggaagaagaagatgactaTTTTGAGTATGTACCTGTGGCAAAACGGAGAGCTATGGAAGCCCAGAAGATTCTTCTGCGCAAGGGAAAATCTTCCGGGCTTGAAGAGGATTTGGAGAAATCAAAGCTTGCTGAAGCCAAACCTAGTCTCCTTGTTAAAGCATCACAGTTGAAGCGTGAAGCTCCTGAGATTACTCCAGCCGAGCAGATGGTTcaacaagagaaagaaatgattGAGAACTTGTCGGATCGCAAAACGCTTATGTCAGTTCGTGAATTAGCAAAGGGAATCACTTATACAGACCCTATACCAACAGGTTGGAAATCCCCATTGCATATCAGAAGGATGCCAAGCAAGCAATGTGATTTGGTCCGAAAGCAATGGCATATCATAGTTAGTGGTGAAGATGTTCCACCACCTATTAAGAATTTCAAGGATATGAGATTTCCTGAACCGATTCTGAAGATGTTGAAAACCAAGGGGATTGTTCAACCGACCCCTATTCAGGTGCAAGGTCTTCCAGTGATTTTATCAGGGAGGGATATGATTGGTATCGCATTTACAGGTTCAGGAAAGACATTGGTCTTTGTGTTGCCGTTGATTATGGTCGCATTGCAAGAGGAGATTATGATGCCAATTGTTCCAGGGGAAGGGCCTTTTGGATTGATTATTTGTCCATCAAGGGAGCTCGCAAGGCAGACTTATGAAGTGGTGGAAGAGTTTCTCATTCCTTTGAGAGAGGCTGGATTTCCAGAGATAAGGCCTTTGCTCTGTATTGGTGGAGTGGATATGCGGTCACAGTTGGAGATTGTAAAGAAAGGCGTTCATATAGTTGTTGCTACTCCTGGAAGGTTGAAGGATATGcttgcaaagaaaaaaatgaatctCAATAATTGCAG ATATCTGACTTTGGATGAGGCAGATAGATTGGTAGATTTGGGCTTTGAGGATGACATAAGAGAAGTGTTTGACCACTTTAAAGCTCAACGACAGACTCTCTTATTTTCAGCCACCATGCCCACAAAAATTCAGAACTTTGCTAAAAGTGCTTTGGTAAAACCTGTGACTGTAAATGTGGGAAGAGCTGGAGCAGCAAATCTTGATGTGATTCAGGAGGTTGAGTATGTGAAGCAAGAGGCCAAGATTGTTTACCTTCTTGAATGTCTACAAAAGACCCCACCTCCTGTTCTaatattttgtgaaaacaaagcTGATGTGGATGACATTCATGAATATCTTCTGTTAAAAGGAGTGGAAGCGGTGGCCATTCATGGAGGGAAGGATCAGGAAGAAAGAGAGTATGCCATTTCTTCCTTCAAGGCGGGGAAGAAAGATGTCTTGGTTGCCACTGATGTTGCCTCCAagggtttggattttcctGATATTCAACATGTCATAAATTATGATATGCCAccagaaattgaaaactaTGTTCACAGGATTGGACGAACTGGAAGATGTGGCAAGACTGGAATAGCAACGACATTTATAAACAAGAATCAAACTGAGACAACTCTTCTTGATTTGAAGCATCTCTTGCAAGAGGCAAAACAAAGGATTCCACCTGTTTTGGCTGAGCTTAATGATCCAATGGAAGATGTGGATGCAATTACAGATGCAAGCGGAGTTAAGGGTTGCGCTTATTGTGGTGGGCTTGGTCATCGTATCCGTGATTGCCCCAAACTAGAGCATCAGAAAAGCATGGCAATTGCCAGCTCTAGAAGGGATTATTTTGGATCTGGTGGTTACAGAGGGGAAATATGA
- the LOC117621121 gene encoding uncharacterized protein LOC117621121, with protein METVKPEFEICSSIKKLSTWKCASTSEQRVNNGSMPERQRTKKERESYQYNLEAWSSGKKLLHDSRTWGAEKAVKKPLLLGCSTSKALVCNSEVEELNERLRILEEETETMKQELFESAQERKKLMNEIYQQFQMLEIDPRYLVAREFKSTDGNTSVNSSQDERMGTSLSDILHQDPHPSLVTRNLRANALALLM; from the exons ATGGAAACTGTCAAGCCTGAGTTCGAAATATGTTCATCAATCAAGAAGCTTTCGACATGGAAGTGTGCAAGCACTAGTGAGCAAAGAGTTAACAATGGTTCCATGCCGGAGCGCCAAAGgaccaaaaaggaaagagaatcGTATCAGTACAATTTGGAGGCCTGGTCAAGTGGGAAAAAACTATTGCATGATTCAAGGACTTGGGGTGCTGAAAAGGCAGTGAAGAAACCGCTGCTTCTTGGTTGTTCAACAAGTAAAGCTCTAGTGTGCAACAGTGAAGTTGAAGAACTAAATGAGCGGTTGAGGATTCTTGAAGAAGAAACTGAAACTATGAAGCAAGAGTTATTTGAGAGTGcacaagagagaaagaagttgATGAATGAGATATATCAGCAGTTTCAGATGCTAGAAATTGACCCCAGATATCTGGTAGCAAGAGAATTTAAGTCTACTGATGGAAATACAAGTGTCAACTCTTCACAG GATGAGAGAATGGGAACTAGTTTGTCAGATATCTTGCACCAAGATCCACATCCATCTCTTGTCACCAGAAATCTTAGAGCTAATGCTTTGGCACTGCTGATGTAA
- the LOC117621642 gene encoding putative disease resistance protein RGA3 has product MADALISVLLRQLASIAYQQIENEVRLDFDVEKEVAQITSNLKAIQAVLEDAQKRQVKEAIMRDWLEKLKDVSYEMDGMLDEWNTQFLSQEVEKQGGGGKDALVAKKKICFSIPFHCFCFNQVSRNTEKGIEHRPESSSFVDISKTFGRENEKGFIVSKLLSESSVKGSDPLVIPIVGMGGIGKTTLAQLVYNDESIKAHFETRIWVCVSDPFDVIKIAKAIIDGNGTPNSDGLEAFLQCMSKSIEGKRFLLVLDDVWTQDHREWEQLKLPLQKGSTGSRILVTTRKEEVTIMMGARISNMIHLNELSEACCWSLFCHIAFFDRGEDESDVFEAIGKEIIKKCEGLPLAAKALGSLMRFKKTRKEWEDVLHSKIWELEEIEQEVFQPLLLSYYDLASAIRRCLLYCVIFPKDYVFEKNYLIDLWMSQDYLNLEEDKNKGIVGQNYFNNLVMRCFFQDFNEDDGGNVTVKMHDIVHYFVQLLTKKEAFIIEVKNPNKRIEVPN; this is encoded by the exons ATGGCTGATGCACTCATTTCTGTGCTGCTACGACAATTAGCTTCAATAGCTTATCAACAAATAGAAAACGAGGTGAGACTGGATTTCGATGTTGAGAAAGAAGTTGCACAAATCACCAGCAATCTCAAAGCTATTCAAGCTGTGCTTGAGGATGCGCAGAAGAGGCAAGTGAAGGAAGCCATCATGAGAGATTGGTTGGAGAAGTTGAAAGATGTGTCATATGAGATGGACGGCATGCTGGATGAGTGGAACACTCAATTTCTAAGCCAAGAAGTTGAGAAACAAGGTGGAGGAGGTAAAGATGCTCTTGTTGCCAAGAAGAAGATATGCTTCTCCATTCCCTTTCATTGCTTTTGTTTTAACCAAGTCAGTCGG aaCACAGAAAAAGGCATTGAACATCGACCAGAAAGTTCATCCTTTGTCGATATTTCTAAGACATTCGGtcgagaaaatgaaaaaggctTTATTGTAAGCAAGTTGTTGAGCGAGAGTAGTGTAAAAGGGAGTGATCCCCTTGTTATCCCTATTGTAGGGATGGGAGGAATTGGAAAGACAACTCTTGCCCAACTGGTTTATAATGATGAAAGTATTAAAGCCCATTTTGAAACAAGAATATGGGTCTGTGTTTCAGACCCCTTTGATGTTATCAAGATTGCCAAAGCCATCATTGATGGTAATGGTACCCCAAACTCAGATGGGTTGGAAGCTTTCTTGCAATGTATGTCTAAATCCATCGAGGGTAAAAGGTTTCTCCTTGTCCTAGATGATGTGTGGACTCAAGATCATAGAGAGTGGGAACAATTGAAGTTACCTTTGCAGAAAGGTTCTACAGGTAGCAGAATATTGGTGACCACTCGAAAAGAGGAGGTTACCATAATGATGGGAGCGAGGATAAGTAACATGATCCATTTGAACGAACTGAGTGAAGCGTGTTGTTGGTCATTATTTTGTCACATTGCATTTTTTGATAGGGGAGAAGATGAGTCTGATGTGTTTGAAGCTATTGGTaaggaaattataaaaaagtgtGAGGGTTTACCTCTTGCTGCAAAGGCTTTAGGTAGTCTCATGCGAttcaaaaaaacaagaaaagaatggGAAGATGTTTTGCATAGCAAGATATGGGAACTAGAAGAGATTGAACAAGAAGTTTTTCAACCATTATTACTGAGTTATTATGATTTGGCCTCGGCAATTAGACGTTGTCTTTTGTATTGTGTTATTTTTCCAAAAGATTAtgtgtttgaaaaaaattatttgattgatttgtgGATGTCACAAGATTATCTTAATTTGGaagaagacaaaaacaaaggaattGTAGGTCAAAATTATTTCAATAACTTGGTAATGCGGTGTTTCTTTCAAGATTTTAATGAAGATGACGGCGGGAATGTTACAGTCAAAATGCATGATATTGTGCATTACTTTGTGCAGCTTCTTACCAAGAAAGAAGCTTTTATTATAGAAGTTAAGAATCCCAACAAGAGAATTGAGGTGCCTAATTAA
- the LOC117621641 gene encoding putative disease resistance protein RGA3, with product MADALVYVVLQQLASTTYQQIEKEVKLVLDVKKEVAKITSNLKAIQAVLDDAEKRQVKEAVVGDWLDKLTDVSYEMDDVLDEWNTKILMQQVDNQEEEGDITLLVTKKKVRLFIPFHCFCFGHVSRVILRRDIKLKLKDLNNKLTEIAKERKAYKFQHTEGRVEQPERQKSSSFVDISKTFGRENEKDIIVSKLLSESSQEIVRGPLVIPIVGMGGMGKTTLAQLAYNDENVKAHFERRIWVCVSDPFDEIKIAKAIIDGNGTPNSDELEAFLQCMSKSIEGEKFLLVLDDVWTQDHRKWEQLKLPLLKGAMGSRILVTTRKEEVAIMMGAKMSHRIHLKQLSEESCWSLFYHLAFFDKEEDESNVFEAIGKEIVKKCKGLPLAAKALGSLMRFKKTKKEWQDVLHSEIWELEEVEQEVFQPLFLSYYDLASRVKRCLLYCVIFPKDYEFNKDNLIELWMSQDYLSLERNQEKEIVGENCFNNLVMRSWFQDFKEDDDGNITVKMHDIVHDFVQFLNRQECYIMEVKDANKRIELPSDKVRHLTLILASDDQFACPVPPISFDHCKVLRTLSCFDSRITTLDRDLILQLKCLRTSNLSGNKINELPKEIGELIHLRYIDLSGNNHLKELPNTLCNLYNLQTLRLTGCRHLAKLPKAIGKLINLKHLHIKNCYKLKYLPKGIGRLRSLQVLDGFSVCAADNSETLQLGDLGILDKLQGSLFIKGLGNVRDASEAEKAQLANKRHILCLELDFSNGDKRRQGERDGEMLSFLEPPQSLEFLSISCYCGGTFSSPNWMISLPNLRTLVLRSWKNCDFLPPLGKLPSLQTLSIDDMPSVRKVGAEFLGIEETSALLKSSSPTVSFPKLKKLSFSGMCSWEEWEGVGGSAEEDSEVRIMPCLSSLDILKADSLQTLPDFLRKTPLRDLTIYKCSIFLEHSCQERRGEEHLKISHIPNIEINYNSVREDGVWIQQEDETEETDSSDSDEDDDGIARE from the coding sequence ATGGCTGATGCACTGGTTTATGTAGTTCTACAACAATTGGCTTCAACAACATATCAGCAAATAGAAAAAGAGGTGAAATTGGTCTTGGATGTTAAGAAAGAAGTTGCAAAAATCACCAGCAATCTCAAAGCTATTCAAGCCGTTCTCGATGATGCAGAGAAGAGGCAAGTGAAGGAAGCCGTCGTGGGAGATTGGTTGGATAAGCTGACAGATGTATCGTACGAGATGGACGACGTGCTGGACGAGTGGAACACTAAAATTTTGATGCAACAAGTTGAcaaccaagaagaagaaggtgatATAACTCTTCTTGTTACCAAGAAGAAGGTACGTTTGTTTATTCCCTTccattgcttttgttttggccATGTCAGTCGAGTAATTCTTCGTCGTGACATTAAGCTTAAGCTAAAAGATCTGAATAACAAGTTGACTGAGATTGCTAAAGAACGAAAAGCATATAAGTTTCAACACACAGAAGGAAGAGTTGAACAACCTGAACGGCAAAAAAGTTCATCGTTTGTTGATATATCTAAGACATTTGGccgagaaaatgaaaaagatatTATAGTAAGCAAGTTGTTGAGTGAGAGTAGTCAAGAAATTGTAAGGGGTCCCCTTGTTATCCCCATTGTGGGGATGGGAGGAATGGGAAAGACAACTCTTGCACAACTAGCCTATAATGATGAAAATGTAAAAGCGCATTTCGAAAGGAGAATATGGGTTTGTGTCTCTGATCCTTTTGATGAGATAAAGATTGCCAAGGCCATCATTGATGGTAATGGAACCCCAAACTCAGATGAATTGGAAGCTTTCTTGCAATGTATGTCAAAATCTATAGAAGGGGAAAAGTTCCTTCTTGTCCTAGATGATGTGTGGACTCAAGACCACAGAAAGTGGGAACAATTAAAGTTACCTTTGCTGAAAGGTGCTATGGGTAGTAGAATATTGGTGACCACACGAAAAGAGGAAGTTGCTATTATGATGGGAGCAAAGATGAGCCACAGGATCCATTTGAAGCAATTGAGTGAAGAATCATGTTGGTCCTTATTTTATCACCTTGCATTCTTTgacaaggaagaagatgaatctAATGTGTTTGAAGCTATTGGTAAGGAAATTGTCAAAAAGTGTAAGGGTTTGCCTCTTGCTGCAAAGGCTTTAGGTAGTCTCATGCGCTTTAAGAAAACTAAGAAAGAATGGCAAGATGTCTTGCACAGTGAGATATGGGAACTTGAAGAGGTTGAACAAGAAGTTTTTCAACCGTTATTTCTAAGTTATTATGATTTGGCGTCGAGGGTCAAACGTTGTCTTTTGTATTGTGTTATTTTTCCAAAAGATTATGAGTTCAATAAAGATAATTTGATTGAGTTGTGGATGTCACAAGATTATCTTAGTTTGGAAAGAAACcaagaaaaggaaatagtAGGTGAAAACTGTTTCAATAACTTAGTAATGCGGTCGTGGTTTCAAGATTTTAAGGAAGATGACGACGGCAATATTACCGTCAAAATGCATGATATTGTGCATGACTTTGTGCAGTTTCTTAACCGACAGGAATGTTACATAATGGAGGTTAAGGATGCTAACAAGAGAATTGAGCTACCAAGTGATAAGGTCCGCCATTTGACCTTAATCCTTGCATCGGATGATCAATTTGCATGTCCTGTTCCTCCTATTTCATTTGACCATTGCAAAGTTCTGCGCACCCTGTCATGTTTCGATTCAAGAATAACTACCTTAGACCGAGATCTCATTTTGCAGTTGAAATGTCTTAGGACTTCAAATTTGAGTGgtaacaaaatcaatgaacttcCAAAGGAGATTGGCGAGTTGATACATTTGAGGTACATTGATTTGTCTGGTAATAATCATCTGAAGGAATTACCAAATACTCTGTGTAATTTATACAATCTACAGACCTTGCGCCTCACTGGATGCAGGCACCTTGCAAAACTACCTAAGGCCATAGGGAAGCTGATTAACTTAAAGCATCTTCATATTAAGAACTGTTATAAGTTGAAGTACTTGCCAAAAGGGATTGGGAGATTAAGAAGTCTGCAGGTATTAGATGGGTTTAGTGTATGTGCTGCTGACAACAGTGAAACACTCCAGTTAGGTGATCTGGGAATCTTGGACAAGCTTCAGGGTAGCCTTTTTATCAAAGGGCTGGGGAATGTGAGAGACGCTAGTGAGGCTGAGAAAGCACAATTAGCGAATAAAAGACACATCCTTTGTTTGGAACTAGATTTTTCGAATGGAGATAAGCGACGAcaaggagaaagagatggagaAATGCTGAGTTTCTTAGAACCACCTCAAAGTTTGGAATTTTTAAGCATTAGTTGTTACTGTGGTGGCACCTTCAGCTCTCCCAACTGGATGATTTCTCTACCTAATTTGAGAACCCTTGTTCTTCGTTCTTGGaaaaattgtgattttttgcCTCCTCTTGGGAAATTGCCGTCCCTTCAAACACTGAGCATAGATGATATGCCTAGTGTGAGAAAGGTTGGAGCTGAATTTTTGGGAATAGAAGAAACTTCAGCATTGTTAAAATCATCCTCACCAACTGTTTCATtcccaaaattgaaaaagctCAGCTTCTCTGGAATGTGTAGTTGGGAAGAATGGGAAGGAGTGGGAGGGTCTGCGGAAGAGGATTCTGAAGTTAGAATAATGCCATGCCTTTCTTCATTGGATATTCTTAAGGCAGACAGCCTACAAACTCTGCCCGACTTCCTGCGAAAGACACCACTGCGCGATTTGACTATCTATAAATGCTCTATATTTCTTGAACACAGTTGCCAAGAACGCAGAGGAGAGGAGCATCTCAAGATTTCTCACATCCCAAACATCGAAATTAACTATAACAGTGTTCGAGAAGACGGAGTTTGGATCCAGCAAGAGGATGAAACCGAGGAAACTGATAGTTCTGACtctgatgaggatgatgatgggATTGCACGAGAATAG
- the LOC117622765 gene encoding triphosphate tunnel metalloenzyme 3-like, protein MEVEVKLRLSDASAHQKLTDLLSPFHVQTLIQENIFFDGSSAELSSNRAILRLRFYDGVSPCVLSLKAKPVISDGVSRVQELEEPFDPVLGRACVAEPWRLSVVDSSALLKRVREEYGVREEGLGFVCLGGFRNVRGLYEWKGLKIEVDESNYDFGTCYEVECESSNPERDKKILEKLLEENGIRFQYSEVSKFAIFRSGKLPE, encoded by the coding sequence ATGGAGGTGGAAGTGAAGCTCCGCCTCTCAGACGCCTCCGCACACCAAAAGCTCACCGACCTCCTCTCCCCCTTCCACGTCCAAACCTTAATCCAAGAAAACATCTTCTTCGACGGTTCCAGCGCCGAACTCTCCTCCAACCGCGCCATACTCCGCCTCCGCTTCTACGACGGCGTTTCGCCCTGCGTCCTCTCCCTCAAGGCCAAACCAGTCATCTCCGACGGCGTCAGCCGGGTCCAAGAGCTCGAAGAGCCTTTTGACCCGGTCCTCGGCCGCGCCTGCGTGGCGGAGCCGTGGCGGCTCTCTGTCGTCGACTCCTCCGCGCTCTTAAAGCGCGTGAGGGAGGAATACGGGGTCCGAGAGGaagggctagggtttgtgtGCTTGGGTGGGTTTAGGAATGTGAGGGGTCTGTATGAGTGGAAGGGGTTGAAGATAGAGGTGGACGAGAGTAACTATGATTTCGGGACGTGTTATGAGGTGGAGTGTGAGAGCTCGAACCCTGAGAGGGATAAGAAGATTTTGGAGAAATTGTTGGAGGAGAATGGGATTAGGTTTCAATATTCGGAGGTTTCGAAGTTTGCGATTTTTCGGTCTGGGAAGTTGCCGGAGTGA